The Candidatus Syntrophosphaera sp. DNA segment CGTCACCCTGCTCCCGCGTCAATCCTGTGGAATCAGGCACGTCCAGCAAAGCCCCGAAAGTCACCCGCTTCACCCAATCCAACTGGGGATAGGCCCGTTTCCATTCCTCCAGTTCCGGTTCGATGTCCAACAGGGCGGAATCCATCGGCTTGAGGTTGATCATGTCCGCGTAGGAACGGGTCACCACCTTCAGGTGGCCGGTCTGGTAATTCGCGTTGTGCTCCAAAAAGCTGTCGATATAGCCAGTCACGAAAGACAGCATGAAAACCAGTATCGCGATCCCGACGGCAACCAAGATCAGCGGAAAAAGATAGCGGTGGCGGTCGCGAAAAATGCCTTTGATCAGAAATTTCAGCATGGCGTCACTTCCCTTTGAGCACTTCTGTCACTTTCAGCCCGGAGATCCTGCGGGCGGCGAACCAGCTCACCACAAGGGTGATCAGGAGCAGCCAGAAGACCACGCTGAGGATGATCCCGGGGGGATATTCAAACTTGATCGCGTACGTGAAACCGGCGATACCAAAATCTTCATAGCCCTCGGGCATCACATAGCCGCGCACGGCGAAATAGCTGAACAGGGGAAGCCCCAGCAGCGCGCCCAGGATTATGCCGAACACGCAGTAGAGAGCGCCTTCGACGGTGAACAGCCAGATGATCCGTCGCTTGGTCATGCCCAGGGCGGAAAAGGTGCCGATCTCCTTGCGCCGCTTGAAGAGGGCCAGGGCCTGGGTATCAAAGATCGCGATCATGGCCAGGAACATGATCAGCCCGTAGATCATGTATTTGGAGAAGTTCTCCGTCTCCATGATCTCATCCAGGTAGGAAAAGTACTCTTTTTCGGTGATCTGCCGGAAACCTTCCACGTCCAGGGTGGCCAGTTCCGCGTCCTGGAAGACGACGGTGGTGGCGCTGCCTGGCAGCTGCTTCAACTCTCTCAGGGCATCGAGGTCCATCCAGATCGTGTTAATATCGAGGTTGGGCACGGGGATCCGCATGATCTCCACGAGTTTCAGGTCCAGGGTGTTGAAGGCACCGTGGCTGTCCTTCACGCGCAGCGTGAAGACGTCGCCCTCCTCCAGGCGCGTCGTCTTGGCCATCATAGCCCCGATCACGCAGGGAATATAGCCTTCCACCCTTCCGGCCAGCTTTTGGGTGGGAAATTCAAGCACATGCTGATCGTGAGGGATGCCCTTGACGAGGGTGGACAACTGCCGTTGATGGGGATAGATCACAGCCGGCGAAAGCAGCATGGGAACAGCCTTTCCCAGTTCCACGGCGCTTTGGAGTTCAGGCCCGATCGGCGCGTGGCTGTCCTCCCAGGTAAAGGCGTCGTAGGGATCGTATTCATCAACGCGCAGCATGCCGGAAGCGAATTCCCATTCCTTTTGCTGGGTCTTGGCCAGCGCGATCCAGCTATGGTACATCGCCTCCATCCAGATCATTCCGATGAAGATGATGGCGATCACCACCATGCTGATCAGACTGCGCCAGCCGTTGCCGACGATGTTTCTAAGCGCCAGTTTGAAGATCATCGCTTGTCACCTTGCCGTCGACCAGTTTAACGATCCGCTTCAGGTATTGGATAACTTTGTAGTCGTGGGTGCTGAAAATGAAGGAGGTTCCCAACTCCTCGTTCAGCTTTTGCATGGTATCGAGGATGTTGTGGGAGTTGTCCGTGTCCAGGTTGGCAGTCGGTTCATCCGCGAGGACGAGCTCTGGTTTTTTCACCATCGCCCTGGCGATCGCCACCCTCTGGCACTCTCCGCCAGAAAGCTTGGCGGGGCGGGACTTCACCTTGTCCGTCAGGCCCACCCACTGAAGGGCGTCCATGACTGCCTTGCGGCGTTGCTCCGTGCCCATTTTCAGCAGCAGGAGGGGGAATTCCACGTTTTCAAAGACGTTGTAAACCGGCAGCAGATTGTAGGTCTGGAAAATGAAGCCGATATGCTTGCTGCGCAGTTCGCTGGATTCCTTCTGGGGAAGCTTGCTCACCTTGAAGCCCAGAACCTCGACCTCCCCGGTGGTGGGGCTGTCCAGCGAGCCGATCACGTTGAGCATCGTCGTCTTGCCGCTTCCGCTGGGTCCCACAAAGCCGACGAACTCACCTTTCCTGATGCTCAGATCGATGTCCGTGAGCGCCCAAAACTGACCTTCGCCCGTGGGAAAAGCTTTACCCATTTGGGTGATGCGGACTATTTCCTGTTCCATAAATCCTCTATATGTCATAGTTTAGTACCAAGTTCAGCGACGGCATTCTGCTTAAATGGGCCGGATAGCCGCTATCCAGGCCCAGCGAGAGTTCCCAGCTCAGATAGTCGTATGTCCTGCGCCAGGAGATCGCTCCGAAGCCGCGCCGTTCATTATAGTCATAGCTGGCCAGCATTTGCAGGCCGTCCAAAAGGCCCAGGGGATAAGTCATCAGCAGGGCTCCGTTAAATCGCGCGTCTGTATCTTTTACCGGCTCCAAACCTTGTAACTGCATGTTTTGTTCCAGCAAGAGATATAATCCGTTGCCAACCTCGATGGTGTAATCCCCGCCCAGGGTTAGGGAAACTATCTGTCTGGGATAAGCGTAGCTCCCGTAAGGAGTTGCCACGGATACTCCATTCTCGAGCAGGTTCGCCGCGGCTTCCAGCCAGCCGCCCATGAAACCGTCCACGCGCTGGTCAAAGCCAATCCGGTATTCCGTCACACCCGCCGAGGTCTGAGGATGGGATATCACCCGCTGATGATAACTCAGGCCGGTTTCCCCCAGTGCGGTCATGGCTCCGATCCGTCCGCCGAATTCCCAACTATCCTGCTGCGAGGGAAGCAGTTCCGCGCCCTTGGCCTCTCCGTTGCCCCGCAGCAGCCACAGGCGCAGTTCCGGATCGGGGAAAAAGTGCGTGAGGGTGAGCGCTTGCACCCCTTTGGTTTCCTGCAGCATTGCGCCCGGAACGATGCGGTCGAACCACATCAGAGGCCGGAGGACCTGCGCCACGCCCATCCGGATATGCTGCAGGCCGCCTTTCAGCTCAGTGTTCCGATATGAGGCAGCCAGCCAGGCCCGATACATGCTGAAGTCCAGTTCCTGGCCGGATCCATCACCGTCAAAAAGCAGGTTGAGGTGGTTGGTCATGCTCAGGTCCGCGGACAGCCTGATCGCGGGCGAGATGAAGTATTCGCCGAACAGCTCCGGTTTCCAGCTCACGGATATCTCCGCGTCGGGCAGCTCTGAGGCCAGAAAAACGTGGTTTTGGGCCGTAAAAGAGTTGTTTACGGATACCTGGCCATCCTGCGCGCCAAGATTGCTTAGCGCCGCCAGGCAAGCCATTGCGAGCAGGGACAGACGATGCCTATTGCTCATGGTGGGGGTTTTTTTCGTTTCTCCCGAAGCGTGAGATCAAACCCTGGTAGCCTTTGATCAGATGTTCCATGAAACTGGGTTCGGAAAAATGCTCCAGGCTGGCGCGGGCAGCCTTGTAACCGTATTGGTAGAAATCTCTGGCTTCGAACAGGTCAAACATCTTTTTGTCCGGGTCATGGGCGTCGATAAAGAGGTCGGGCGGGTTTTGCAGCATCGCCTGGATGGCCACGTAACCCTGGTTTTGCAATACGGATTGGATCACCACTTGGTGCGGCCAAAGGCGTTCCTTATCCCCTTCCCCGCCCAGAACGATCTTCTCCGCGTGCGTCGAAACCCGCGGCAAAACGTTGACCGCGATGGTGATATCCCCCGGAACGCTGGACTGGAACGCGAGCGGCAGGGGATGCTCGATGCCTCCGTCGATGAACAGGTATTTTCCCATTCGGTGCGGCGGAAAGACCAGGGGCAGAGAGGACGAGGCGCGCATGGCGTCCGCCAGCCGGCCTTTGTCGATGAGGACGGTTTTGCTCTGCTTCAGGTCGAAGGCCACAGCCACAAAGGGTATGGGAAGTTCTTCGATCAGGGCCTTGCCGGTCCATTTGTTGAATAAGCCCAGCACGGTACGTTGGCTGTGCAGCCCGCTCAATAGATTGGTGGACAAGATCTTGGGCAAGGCCGGAACCACCAGCGGATTGAAGATCAGGGCGGATCTGCTGTCCAGGGCCAGTTCCAGAATCTCCCGCGGAGTTTTGCCCTGGGCGTAGAGGCCTCCCACGATCGCCCCCATCGAGGTTCCCACGATCCCGGTGACCGTGTATTCCTCTGCTATCGCTTCAAGGACGCCGATATGGGCCAAACCGTAGGCCGCGCCGCCGCCCAGAATGAGTTTTGCTTCCTTTTTCATGGATTCAAAACTATGGCAAGGGAAGAATTGTCAACGAAAACCAACAAATGGTGAGCTAATAAAAAGCGCGGCCTCTTCGTTTGAAGTTGCCGCGCCGCTTTGGGGAGATGATTATGCGGTTGGTGCCGGGGTGTAGACCCGCGTGCCCAATTCCCTGTCCAGCATGAAGATGCCGTTCATGTCGTTGCCGATCATCTTCAGCTTCTGGACCACGTTGTCAACATTGGATTCCTCCTCCACTTGCTCGTCCACGTACCATTGCAGGAAGCTCCTGCTGGCGTGGTCGTTTTCCTTGATGGCGAGGTCCATCAGCTCATTGATGCTCTTGGTGATGATCTGTTCGTGCTCGAGGGCCGAGGCAAAGGCCTTGAGCGGGGTGCCAAATTCGGTTTCCGGCTTATCGATGGCCAGCAGCTTGACCTTTCCGCCCCGTTCGATGAGATAGTTGAAGAATTTCATGGCGTGGAAATGCTCTTCCTGGCTCTGGGCAAGCATCCAGTTGGCCATGCCGTCCATGTTCTGGCCGGCGAACCAGGCCTGCATTGAAGTGTAAAGGTACTCGGAAAAGAGTTCCTTGTTGATCTGTTCGTTGATCGCTTTTTCCAGTTTCTTGCTGATCATTTTTGTGTCTCCTATTGTTTATTTAGTTGTTGTTCAATATTTTGTGTGATCTCTGCCAAAGCCTCCGGGGAGGGGATGTACTGCACCGTGATGGGCTCCAGCATCTCAAACCCGCATTCCTGGGGATCGCCCAACAGATGTTGCAGGATGGGAACGCTCTGCCCACCCCAGCCGTAGGAGCCGAAGGCCAGGCCGATCCTGTCCTTGGGTGAAAGGCCTTTCAGATAGAACATGAAAGCCGCCACGGTGGGCAGGATGGAGCTGTTGATGGTTGGCGAGCCCACGGCGATGTATTTGGCGTCCATGATGTCGGTCATGATGTCGGAAATGTGGTTGGCCTGCAGGTTCAGCATCCTGGCCTGTATCCCTTTGTTTTCAAAGCCTTGCGCGATCGCCTGGGCGATCAGTTGGGTGGATTTCCACATCGTGTCGTAGATCACCAGCGCCCGGCCGGGATCCGCTTCGTTATGGGACCATTTCGTGTAGGCTGCCAGGATCTCGGGAATGGAGTCGGTCCAGATCAGCCCGTGGCTGGGGGCGATCATCTCAAATTCCAGCCCGGAGGCGGCTTCCAATACCTTCTGCACCTGCTTGGAATAGGGCAGCACTATATTGGCGTAGTATTTTTTGGCCTCCTCCAGCACCATGCTGAGCGGCAGATCCTTCACCAGCCGCTCGCTGGAGGCAATGTGCTGGCCGAAGCCGTCATTGGAAAAAAGTATCTTCTCCTGCGGGCAATAGGTGAACTGGTTGTCCGGCCAATGCACCATCGGGGTGGTGAGGAAGCTCAGGTCCCGTTTGCCGACATTGATCGTGTCTCCGCTTTTGACTTCCTGGAAATTCCAATCCTGCCGATAGTGCATCTTCAAGCCCTTGATGCCGTTGGCGTTGGTGTAGATCGGAACGTTGGGGATCAGCTTCATCAGCATGGGCAGGCCGCTGGAATGGTCCATCTCCACGTGGTTCTGGACGATCAGGTCGATCTTGGCGGGGTCGATCACGGAACTGATCCGGGAGATCATCTCGTCATAGAGGTAGTATTTGACGTTGTCGATCAGCGTAACCTTCTCATCGACTATCAGATAGGCATTGTAGGTGGAGCCCCTCTGGGTGAGGTAGCCGTGGAAATTGCGCAGGTCCCAATCAATTGCGCCCACCCACCAGATGTTTTCTCTCAACTTATACGCTTGCATTCGTTTACTCCCTTGCATCACAAACTATCATACTTTGATCTCCTACTATTATAGTATACGCTCCGATTCAACTTTGGCAAGCCGATTTTCATTTCTGGCAGACCGGGCAATAGAAGGTCCCGCGCCCGCCCTGCTTGATCTTGCGGATCTCGTGGCCCTTGGGGCAGCGCTCTTTCTGATAGACCCTCAGGAAGTTCTGGAACTGGCCGGTCTTGTCATCCACGCGGCGGAAATCCGAAATGGAGGTCCCGTTCATCGCGATCGCCTCGTTCAGGACGGCTTTGGTTTCCAGGGCGAGTTTTTTCAGCTTGGGCAGAGAGAGTGATCCGGCCGGGCTTTCGGGGTTG contains these protein-coding regions:
- a CDS encoding FtsX-like permease family protein, with the protein product MIFKLALRNIVGNGWRSLISMVVIAIIFIGMIWMEAMYHSWIALAKTQQKEWEFASGMLRVDEYDPYDAFTWEDSHAPIGPELQSAVELGKAVPMLLSPAVIYPHQRQLSTLVKGIPHDQHVLEFPTQKLAGRVEGYIPCVIGAMMAKTTRLEEGDVFTLRVKDSHGAFNTLDLKLVEIMRIPVPNLDINTIWMDLDALRELKQLPGSATTVVFQDAELATLDVEGFRQITEKEYFSYLDEIMETENFSKYMIYGLIMFLAMIAIFDTQALALFKRRKEIGTFSALGMTKRRIIWLFTVEGALYCVFGIILGALLGLPLFSYFAVRGYVMPEGYEDFGIAGFTYAIKFEYPPGIILSVVFWLLLITLVVSWFAARRISGLKVTEVLKGK
- a CDS encoding ABC transporter ATP-binding protein; its protein translation is MEQEIVRITQMGKAFPTGEGQFWALTDIDLSIRKGEFVGFVGPSGSGKTTMLNVIGSLDSPTTGEVEVLGFKVSKLPQKESSELRSKHIGFIFQTYNLLPVYNVFENVEFPLLLLKMGTEQRRKAVMDALQWVGLTDKVKSRPAKLSGGECQRVAIARAMVKKPELVLADEPTANLDTDNSHNILDTMQKLNEELGTSFIFSTHDYKVIQYLKRIVKLVDGKVTSDDLQTGA
- a CDS encoding patatin-like phospholipase family protein; the protein is MKKEAKLILGGGAAYGLAHIGVLEAIAEEYTVTGIVGTSMGAIVGGLYAQGKTPREILELALDSRSALIFNPLVVPALPKILSTNLLSGLHSQRTVLGLFNKWTGKALIEELPIPFVAVAFDLKQSKTVLIDKGRLADAMRASSSLPLVFPPHRMGKYLFIDGGIEHPLPLAFQSSVPGDITIAVNVLPRVSTHAEKIVLGGEGDKERLWPHQVVIQSVLQNQGYVAIQAMLQNPPDLFIDAHDPDKKMFDLFEARDFYQYGYKAARASLEHFSEPSFMEHLIKGYQGLISRFGRNEKNPHHEQ
- a CDS encoding ferritin is translated as MISKKLEKAINEQINKELFSEYLYTSMQAWFAGQNMDGMANWMLAQSQEEHFHAMKFFNYLIERGGKVKLLAIDKPETEFGTPLKAFASALEHEQIITKSINELMDLAIKENDHASRSFLQWYVDEQVEEESNVDNVVQKLKMIGNDMNGIFMLDRELGTRVYTPAPTA
- a CDS encoding FprA family A-type flavoprotein — its product is MQAYKLRENIWWVGAIDWDLRNFHGYLTQRGSTYNAYLIVDEKVTLIDNVKYYLYDEMISRISSVIDPAKIDLIVQNHVEMDHSSGLPMLMKLIPNVPIYTNANGIKGLKMHYRQDWNFQEVKSGDTINVGKRDLSFLTTPMVHWPDNQFTYCPQEKILFSNDGFGQHIASSERLVKDLPLSMVLEEAKKYYANIVLPYSKQVQKVLEAASGLEFEMIAPSHGLIWTDSIPEILAAYTKWSHNEADPGRALVIYDTMWKSTQLIAQAIAQGFENKGIQARMLNLQANHISDIMTDIMDAKYIAVGSPTINSSILPTVAAFMFYLKGLSPKDRIGLAFGSYGWGGQSVPILQHLLGDPQECGFEMLEPITVQYIPSPEALAEITQNIEQQLNKQ